CTTCGCCATGGAATCCTTCAGTTTCCGGGGAAAACGCATCCGCGGCCATAACAATCTGATGTATCGATATCAGGGCATGGACGGCATCAAGACTGGCTACACCAATGCCTCTGGCTTCAACCTCGTCAGCGCCATCAACCACAATGGCCGCCGCGTCGTCGGCGTCGTGCTGGGTGGCAAGACCGCCCGCAGCCGTGACGCCCAGATGGCAGCCCTTCTCGACAAGGCCGTGCCGCAGGCATCCAGAAGCCGCAACACCGAACAGCTCGTGGCCAGCGCCAATGTCAGCCGCACCTTCGATGTGGCCGCCGCCTTGCCCCCGGCTTCCGTTCCATTGCCGATGTTCGCCGAACGCCGCGCCGACCCGGTCGCCATGCAGATCGCCACCGCCAATAGCCAGATGGCCGACATGATGCAGGTCTCCGCCATTCCGAGACCTGCTCCCGCCGCCGCTACGACCGGTGAGCGAAGCCGCTGGGAAGTGCAGATCGCCGCGACCGACAGCGAAGCCGCCGCCCGCTCACTGCTCGCCAATGCCCGCTCCAATATCGGCAGCTATACCGGGATCGCTCCCTACACCGAGGCCGTGCAAAGCGGATCGGCAACGCTTTACCGCGCCCGCTTCACCGGCTTCGAAGACCAGTCTTCGGCCGTATCCGCCTGCAAGGAACTGAAGGCGCAATCCTATGCCTGCGTGGTGATGACCAGCGAGGGGTGATTCAGCGCTTGAGCCACCCGTTCGTCAACGCATCCGCCAGATACGGGATGCCGTTCACGCGCGCCATTTCAGACATGGCCAGATTATCGTAGCGGATATTCCGGAAATAGACCTGCCAGCCACGCCCCGTCTCTTCCAGCACGGCATAGGTGGCGAGCGCATGACCGGCCTCGACATGGTGGTCGAAAGGTGTGTCGTCCTTCCAGCCGGGGCATCCGACGCTGCCGGGATTGACGATTAGCCGGCCATCGGAAAGCTGCACCGCGCGGGGAATATGCGTGTGGCCACACAGCATCAGCGGCTGGGTGATGCCTTCCGCCCTCTCCTCGATCTCGGCGAGCGGCCGCAGTTTCAGCACGCCTTCCGGCGACAGCGTTTCCAGCCAGTAGTCGAGATCGCCGAGCGGCGAACCGTGGCAGCAATAGGCGACATCCCTGAACACCATGCTGAAAGGTAACGTATGCAGCCAGTCCAGATGTGCTGCGGTGAGCTGCGCATGGGCCGGCTTCTCCCAACTACCCATGTTCTCCGGCGCGCGCTCGATCAGTTCCCGGTCATGATTGCCGCGAATGCTGGGTATCCAGTTGCCAACCAAGACGTCGCCGGTGAAACCTGCCTCCAGCGGGCCACTGAAACAATCGCCGAGATTGACGATGTCCTTGATGCCCAGCTTCGCAATATCCTCGAGCACGGCTTCCAGTGCGGCGCAGTTTCCGTGAATATCGGCAATCGCGGCAAAGATCATGGCTATCAGCTTCCTCGATAGGTGGAATAGCTATAGGGCGAAAGCAGAAGCGGCACATGATAATGGCCGCTCTCGTCGGCAATGCCGAAGCGGATGGGGATGATGTCGAGAAAGGCCGGTTCCGCCAGTTGAACGCCCCTGCCACGCAGATAATCGCCGGCATGGAAAACCAGCTCATATTCGCCAGCCTTGAAACTGTCGCCGACAAGCAGTGGCCCACCATCAACCCGGCCATCGCTATTGGTCTTCACCGTTTTCAGCTTCTCGCGGCGATCACCGGAGAGCCGGTAAAGCTCGATCGTCAGCCCCTCAGCGGGCACCCCATGCGCGGCATCGAGGACATGAGTGGTCAAACCGGTCATAGGCTGGGCTCCGCGATCATGAAGGGCTCATCGAAAAAATACTCTTCCAGATTGTTACCCGGCCCCTCGCGATCGGCAACCAGAAAATCCGAAACCGCCTGCAGCGGCATCAGCGGATAATGCCAGACATTGCGACGGTAATTCACGCCCTGATCGCCCCGCGCCAGAAACACCTGCGGCCTGGCGGGCCGGCCACCGTCATCTTGCGCAACGACAACGAGGAACGGCCGGCCGGAAAGCGGCGAAAAACTCTGGCTGCCGAGCGGATGCCGCTCCATCATGTCGATCTTGTGCGGGAAAACCCGGGGCTGACCACGGAAGATGTTGAGAATGATCCGCGCGCCCTCGCCCGCAGCCTCTGGCGCTGAAAGCGCATGATGCCGCTCGGTCTGGCCACCATTGATGTGGCGCATGGAAGAGGGTGTCGTTTCAATCACATCACCGAAGGGTGTGAACGCCTCTTTGGTGAGAGGCCGTATCTCGAGAAAATCAGTCAAATGTCATTCACCTTGGGCATGCCAATTGTGCAGAAGAGAGAGTTTGTCCAGAAGGTCAGGTATCGCCGTCTGGGTCGTATCCCAGACCGTTTCCAGATTGATGCTCATGTAACCATGTGCGATCCTGTTCCGCATGCCGCGCATCTTAACCCACGGAATATCAGGAAAATCCGCCACGAAAGCCGGGAACTCTTCCATGATCCGAGCTGTCGTCTCGCCAATAATCAGAAGGTTCATCGCCACCGCCCGTTGACGGACGAGATCAGCCAAAAATTCGTCTTTTGTGTTCCGTTGAACAAAGTCTATGGTTTCCGAAGCAACCTGCCGGATGTCTTGAAGATAAACGTTCAGCCGCTCGACGCTCATACAGGCTTCGCTTCCTGCAGCACCTTCACACGGACACGCTCTGGAAAATCGCCCGGCGTCAGCAGGTGAATTTCCGTGCCCCGCATAATATCCGTCAATTCCTCCAGCAAACCGCCAAGGTCGAACAATGTCGTGCCCGGCAGCGCATCCACCAATATGTCGAGATCGCTGTCCGGCCGGTCCTCGCCCCGGGCCACGGAGCCGAACACGCGCGGGTTTGCCGCATTGAAGCGCTTCGTCGCCTCGCGGATCGCCTCCCTGTTCTTTTCCAGCACCTCGGACGGTCGCATGATCTTTATCTCCAGACGGCGCGATCCTAGCAGAACGGCCTGCACTCGCCAATTCAGCCTTCCGGCAGCATAGAGGCAAGGCGCAGCCAGGCGATCTTTTCCACCTGCCCCGTTGCGGTTGCGAATTCCTGCGCCGCGTTGTTGTCGATGCGGGTATCGAAAGCGGAGAGGATATCGTGCCTGTTCAGCCCCTTCACGGCGATGATGAAGGGAAAACCGAATTTTTCGGTATAGGCGCTGTTCAGTTGGGTGAACCGTGCATGTTCCTGCGGCGAAAGCCGATCGAGCCCGGCACCGGCCTGTTCGTTGCGGCTGTCGGCGGTCAGTTCGCCGGCAATCGCCAGCTTGCCGGCCAGATCGGGATGCGCCCGCAAAACGCCGAGCCTTTCCGCCTCGGAAGCCACCCGGAACTGCGCGCAAAGGGCCCCGTGAACCGCCTTCGCCGTCAGTTCCAGGCCTGCGCCACCAGCATCATAGGCCCGTTCGGCAATGAAAGGCGAATGTTCGAACACGCCACCGAAGCGGGCGACAAATTCCTCGCGCGTCACCATTAAGGCGTCTCCGGCTTGTGGTGTTCATGCCAGTGGCGGGCGATCTCGAGGCGCTGCGGAATCCACACCTTCTCGTGACCAAGCACATATTCGATGAAACGGCGCAGCGCCGCGGCCCGGCCCGGCCGGCCAACGAGACGGCAATGCAGGCCGATGCTCATCATCTTCGGCGCGCCTTCGACTCCCTCCTGGTAAAGCACGTCGAAGGCATCCTTCAGATAAGTGAAGAACTGATCGCCGGAATTGAAACCCTGCGGCGTGGCAAAACGCATGTCGTTGGTGTCGAGCGTATA
This window of the Agrobacterium fabrum str. C58 genome carries:
- a CDS encoding D-alanyl-D-alanine carboxypeptidase, with the translated sequence MAGAWVFALTFFCAILSLQASPAQAGYAHFIMDANTGKVLAARNADVLNHPASLTKMMTLYMTFEALHAGRLRWDQKITMSKNGASVIPSKLYVRQGQTFTVREAVYGMIVKSANDMAEGMGDHLGGSEARFAEMMTRKARQLGMSKTVFRNASGLPSKSQVTTARDMARLGLALQRDFPKEYGLFAMESFSFRGKRIRGHNNLMYRYQGMDGIKTGYTNASGFNLVSAINHNGRRVVGVVLGGKTARSRDAQMAALLDKAVPQASRSRNTEQLVASANVSRTFDVAAALPPASVPLPMFAERRADPVAMQIATANSQMADMMQVSAIPRPAPAAATTGERSRWEVQIAATDSEAAARSLLANARSNIGSYTGIAPYTEAVQSGSATLYRARFTGFEDQSSAVSACKELKAQSYACVVMTSEG
- a CDS encoding metallophosphoesterase family protein, producing MIFAAIADIHGNCAALEAVLEDIAKLGIKDIVNLGDCFSGPLEAGFTGDVLVGNWIPSIRGNHDRELIERAPENMGSWEKPAHAQLTAAHLDWLHTLPFSMVFRDVAYCCHGSPLGDLDYWLETLSPEGVLKLRPLAEIEERAEGITQPLMLCGHTHIPRAVQLSDGRLIVNPGSVGCPGWKDDTPFDHHVEAGHALATYAVLEETGRGWQVYFRNIRYDNLAMSEMARVNGIPYLADALTNGWLKR
- the uraH gene encoding hydroxyisourate hydrolase gives rise to the protein MTGLTTHVLDAAHGVPAEGLTIELYRLSGDRREKLKTVKTNSDGRVDGGPLLVGDSFKAGEYELVFHAGDYLRGRGVQLAEPAFLDIIPIRFGIADESGHYHVPLLLSPYSYSTYRGS
- a CDS encoding ureidoglycolate lyase, with protein sequence MTDFLEIRPLTKEAFTPFGDVIETTPSSMRHINGGQTERHHALSAPEAAGEGARIILNIFRGQPRVFPHKIDMMERHPLGSQSFSPLSGRPFLVVVAQDDGGRPARPQVFLARGDQGVNYRRNVWHYPLMPLQAVSDFLVADREGPGNNLEEYFFDEPFMIAEPSL
- a CDS encoding HepT-like ribonuclease domain-containing protein, whose translation is MSVERLNVYLQDIRQVASETIDFVQRNTKDEFLADLVRQRAVAMNLLIIGETTARIMEEFPAFVADFPDIPWVKMRGMRNRIAHGYMSINLETVWDTTQTAIPDLLDKLSLLHNWHAQGE
- a CDS encoding nucleotidyltransferase family protein translates to MRPSEVLEKNREAIREATKRFNAANPRVFGSVARGEDRPDSDLDILVDALPGTTLFDLGGLLEELTDIMRGTEIHLLTPGDFPERVRVKVLQEAKPV
- the uraD gene encoding 2-oxo-4-hydroxy-4-carboxy-5-ureidoimidazoline decarboxylase — its product is MVTREEFVARFGGVFEHSPFIAERAYDAGGAGLELTAKAVHGALCAQFRVASEAERLGVLRAHPDLAGKLAIAGELTADSRNEQAGAGLDRLSPQEHARFTQLNSAYTEKFGFPFIIAVKGLNRHDILSAFDTRIDNNAAQEFATATGQVEKIAWLRLASMLPEG